The Erythrobacter sp. SDW2 region CCCCGGGAGTGACCGTCAGCCGCAACGGCGGGGTCGGCAGCTTTACCGGCGTCCGCGTGCGCGGCGCCGAGGCGGAGCAATTGCTGGTTCTGGTCGACGGGGTGCGGGTCAATGATCCGTCCTCGCCATCGGGCGGCTTCGATTTCGGCAATCTGCTGCCGGGCACCATCGCGCAACTGGATTTGCTGCGCGGCTCGAACTCGACGGTCTGGGGCAGCGATGCCGTGGCCGGGGTGCTGGCGGTGAGGACACGCTCGGACAGCGGCCTTGACGGGAGCGTGGAATATGGTGCGCGCGATACGCTGAGCGCCAATCTCTCGGGCAGTATCGAGAGCGATGTCGGCTTTCTCAGCATGGCCGGGGGATATTACACCAGCGACGGTTTCTCCTCCGCCGCCAGCGGCACCGAGGCCGACGGGTTCGAGCAATTCGCGGTTACAACCCGCGGCCGGATTTTCCTGTCCGGCAGCACCGAGATCTTCGCCAGCGGCCGCTATGCTCAAGGCGATCTGGAGATCGACGGTTTCCCGGCCCCGAACTTCACCCTCGCCGACACGGCCGAGTATCAGGAAACGGTGCAATATTCGGGTGCGCTGGGCCTGTTGCACGACAACGGGCCGCTGTTCGTCCAGGCCACCTACAGTTTCGCCGATACCGAGCGGGCGAACTTCGATCCGGCTTTCGGCACGGCACCCGGCTTCGTCAGCGACGGCCATTCTGACCGGGTCGAGATCAAGGGCGAGTACCGACTGATCGGCCCGCTGCTGCTCAACTTCGGGGCCGATGGCGAATGGACCAGCTACGAGACCAATTTCTCGGCCCGGGAAGACACACGCATCATCGGCGGATATCTCCAGGCGGGCATCGAATTCGGGGGGCTATCCGGGCACTTTGGCCTGCGGCATGACGACCATGCCCGGTTCGGCGGCGCGACGAACGTAGGCGCGGACATCAGCTACGAGATCGCGCCCGATCTTCGCGTCAAGGCCAGCGTCGGCGAGGGCTTCAAGGCGCCGAGCCTGTTCCAGCTGTTCAGCGACTTTGGCAATGAGTCGCTGGTGCCGGAGAAAAGCACCAGCTTCGATCTCGGTCTCGCCTACCGCGATCGCAGCGCGCCCGCCTATGCCGCCGTCACCGTGTTCCGGCGCGACAGCGAGGATCTGATCCAGTTCGTCAGCTGCTTCGGCCAGAACACCGGGATCTGCACCAACCGTCCCTTCGGCACCTATGACAATGTCGCGCGGGCCAGGGCCCAGGGGATCGAGATCGAAGGGGGCGTCACGTTGGGCGAAGCGCTGCGCGCGCGGGTGGTTTACAGCCTGATCGAGAGCGAGGACCGGGTCAGCGGCAACACGCTGGCCCGCCGCCCAAGGCACAGCGTCAACCTGGCGCTCGATTGGGACAGCGCGGCGGGAAGAGGCACCTTGCTCCGTCCCCGGCTGGGAGCGGACCTCCGCTTCTCCTCGGATTCGTTCGACAATGCGGCCAACGCCGTCTCGCTCGACGGCTATGCAGTGGTCGACCTGCGAGCCGAACTGCCGGTGGCCGCGTTGCAGGACAACAAGCAGCTGGTCCTCTTCGCCCGGGTGGAGAACCTGTTCGACGAACGCTACCAGACCGCCGCCGGATACGGTCAGGCAGGACGCGGCGTGTTCGGCGGGGTGAGGTTCGGCTTTTGAAAGTCCTGGCAGGCTTGATCGCCT contains the following coding sequences:
- a CDS encoding TonB-dependent siderophore receptor; the encoded protein is MVSAPVAAQDSAEPLPEDWSDSCFGCFLPAPAPTTITVTGTPIETEDTGQPVTIITRDEIEQVQGEDITRILQRAPGVTVSRNGGVGSFTGVRVRGAEAEQLLVLVDGVRVNDPSSPSGGFDFGNLLPGTIAQLDLLRGSNSTVWGSDAVAGVLAVRTRSDSGLDGSVEYGARDTLSANLSGSIESDVGFLSMAGGYYTSDGFSSAASGTEADGFEQFAVTTRGRIFLSGSTEIFASGRYAQGDLEIDGFPAPNFTLADTAEYQETVQYSGALGLLHDNGPLFVQATYSFADTERANFDPAFGTAPGFVSDGHSDRVEIKGEYRLIGPLLLNFGADGEWTSYETNFSAREDTRIIGGYLQAGIEFGGLSGHFGLRHDDHARFGGATNVGADISYEIAPDLRVKASVGEGFKAPSLFQLFSDFGNESLVPEKSTSFDLGLAYRDRSAPAYAAVTVFRRDSEDLIQFVSCFGQNTGICTNRPFGTYDNVARARAQGIEIEGGVTLGEALRARVVYSLIESEDRVSGNTLARRPRHSVNLALDWDSAAGRGTLLRPRLGADLRFSSDSFDNAANAVSLDGYAVVDLRAELPVAALQDNKQLVLFARVENLFDERYQTAAGYGQAGRGVFGGVRFGF